In Oryza glaberrima chromosome 8, OglaRS2, whole genome shotgun sequence, the following are encoded in one genomic region:
- the LOC127783358 gene encoding uncharacterized protein LOC127783358: MYLLSTIIPFDQAFTRISIRMDYYSKGYSNSKPNQQGTTNYGNSYKENNAQSTASSYYNGSASKGSSTGRMPEQQNSDHQYYISSMSSNHGQQGGGGAENSTYTNKSIRTKKFPSLNG; this comes from the exons ATGTACTTGCTCTCAACAATAATCCCCTTCGATCAAGCATTTACAAGAATCTCGATCAGAATGGACTACTACTCAAAAG GGTATTCGAACTCCAAGCCGAATCAGCAGGGAACAACAAACTACGGCAACTCCTACAAAGAAAACAACGCCCAATCAACTGCTTCATCGTATTACAATG GATCTGCATCCAAGGGTAGTTCGACTGGCAGGATGCCGGAGCAGCAAAACTCAGATCATCAGTACTACATTAGCAGCATGAGCAGCAATCACGGCCAACAGGGAGGTGGTGGAGCGGAGAACAGCACCTACACAa ACAAGAGCATTAGGACGAAGAAGTTCCCGTCACTCAACGGCTGA
- the LOC127781237 gene encoding uncharacterized protein LOC127781237, which translates to MATATGTSKPVATLGGGGSSSGVSTTGTNQGGDDRATGTSHPVPAMSFTGGLAQSMSHYIYTTSIGQAGGCHKGKVKGERE; encoded by the exons ATGGCCACCGCTACGG GAACTTCAAAGCCTGTGGCTACCCTGGGTGGAGGTGGCTCCTCCTCTGGAGTGTCGACCACGGGCACTAATCAGGGAGGGGACGATAGAG CTACAGGCACTTCTCACCCAGTCCCAGCAATGAGCTTCACAGGAGGGCTAGCACAGAGCATGTCTCATTACATTTACACAACATCAATTGGTCAGGCAGGTGGCTGCCACAAGGGAAAAGTGAAAG GAGAGCGCGAGTAG